One genomic segment of Methanococcus voltae PS includes these proteins:
- the aspS gene encoding aspartate--tRNA(Asn) ligase gives MYSIQDWRRTHYSKEVVAEMNEQEVTLMGWVHSIRALGKLAFVILRDREGTIQIVVPKQKVSEETFEIAKKLGKEDVVAVKGKVVASEKAPNGFEIIPIEIRVLTKSNAPLPLDPAEKVPADIDTRLDHRFLDIRRPKIQALFKIRAEMLKSVRKTFDETGFIEVNTPKLVASATEGGTELFPISYFEKEAFLGQSPQLYKQMMMAGGFDRVFEIAQIFRAEEHNTRRHLNEAVSIDMEMSFSDEYDAMDVLEKVVYNCYKDIAENKADEIETLGINFEVPDKKFAKLTYSDAVDIANGKGIELEWGEDLSRAAEKAVGDEMGGLYFITEWPTVTRPFYTMPYENDNTICKAFDLMHKELEITSGAQRVHKYDLLVENITKMGMNPEGFGTYLEAFEYGMPPHAGFGLGADRFAMILAQEENIRECVLFPRDRQRLTP, from the coding sequence ATGTATTCAATTCAAGATTGGAGGAGAACCCACTACTCTAAAGAAGTTGTTGCCGAAATGAACGAGCAAGAAGTTACATTAATGGGCTGGGTACACTCAATTAGAGCTTTAGGAAAATTGGCTTTTGTTATATTAAGAGACAGAGAAGGTACAATACAAATTGTAGTACCTAAACAGAAAGTTTCAGAAGAAACTTTTGAAATTGCTAAAAAATTGGGAAAAGAAGACGTTGTAGCAGTTAAAGGTAAAGTTGTAGCAAGTGAAAAAGCACCAAACGGATTTGAAATTATACCAATAGAAATAAGAGTATTAACAAAATCAAATGCTCCATTACCATTAGACCCTGCTGAGAAAGTACCTGCAGATATCGATACAAGATTAGACCACAGATTTTTAGATATTAGAAGACCTAAAATACAAGCTTTATTTAAAATTAGGGCAGAAATGTTAAAATCTGTAAGAAAAACATTTGATGAAACCGGATTTATTGAAGTAAATACCCCTAAACTTGTAGCAAGTGCTACAGAAGGTGGAACAGAATTATTCCCTATTTCATACTTTGAAAAAGAAGCTTTCTTAGGACAGAGCCCTCAGTTATACAAACAGATGATGATGGCAGGTGGATTTGATAGAGTATTTGAAATCGCTCAAATCTTTAGGGCTGAAGAACACAACACAAGAAGGCACTTAAACGAAGCAGTGTCTATCGATATGGAAATGTCATTCTCAGACGAATATGATGCAATGGATGTACTTGAAAAAGTAGTTTACAACTGTTACAAAGATATCGCAGAAAATAAAGCTGACGAAATTGAAACACTAGGAATTAACTTCGAAGTTCCAGATAAAAAATTCGCAAAATTAACGTACTCAGATGCGGTAGATATTGCAAATGGTAAAGGTATCGAATTAGAATGGGGAGAAGATTTATCAAGAGCTGCTGAAAAAGCTGTTGGTGATGAAATGGGTGGCTTATACTTTATTACAGAGTGGCCAACCGTTACAAGACCATTCTATACAATGCCATACGAAAACGACAATACAATCTGTAAAGCTTTCGATTTAATGCATAAAGAATTAGAAATTACTTCAGGAGCTCAAAGGGTTCACAAATACGATTTATTAGTGGAAAACATTACCAAAATGGGTATGAATCCAGAAGGATTTGGAACTTACTTAGAAGCATTTGAATATGGTATGCCACCACACGCAGGCTTTGGATTAGGTGCTGACAGATTTGCAATGATTTTGGCACAGGAAGAAAACATCAGAGAATGTGTTTTATTCCCTAGAGATAGACAGAGATTAACACCTTAA
- a CDS encoding proteasome assembly chaperone family protein, producing MINLFEKKIKEHEPLKDAVLIEGLPGIGHVGRIAAEHLIDEFNGEKVMEIYCSDFPPQVNVKPDGSVEFMSNDIYLIEEPIPMVIIVGNTQSLSPAGQYEVSKRLMELGIEYGATKTYTLGGLGIGQIPTEDLKVYVASTSAEIAEQHKEYGVEFRDDNGSILGAAGLMLMFSKLNNIEATCLMAETIGYVVDPKASTNVLNVLSKALGFEVDSKKLEQRALEVEKLLEKVQLTQEESELSNENDDLSYFG from the coding sequence ATGATAAATTTGTTTGAGAAAAAAATTAAGGAACACGAACCTTTGAAGGACGCAGTATTAATTGAAGGTTTGCCCGGAATTGGACACGTTGGTAGAATTGCCGCAGAACACTTAATTGACGAGTTCAACGGAGAAAAGGTAATGGAAATTTACTGTAGTGATTTCCCCCCTCAAGTAAATGTTAAACCGGACGGTTCCGTTGAATTTATGAGTAATGACATCTATTTAATCGAAGAACCTATTCCAATGGTTATAATAGTGGGCAATACTCAATCATTATCGCCTGCGGGTCAATACGAAGTTTCTAAGAGACTCATGGAATTGGGTATTGAATACGGAGCTACCAAAACATATACATTAGGTGGTCTAGGAATTGGTCAAATCCCAACCGAAGATTTAAAAGTTTATGTCGCATCAACTTCTGCAGAGATTGCAGAACAACATAAAGAGTATGGCGTAGAATTTAGGGACGATAATGGTAGTATCTTAGGAGCAGCTGGTTTAATGCTAATGTTTTCTAAATTGAACAACATAGAAGCAACCTGTTTAATGGCTGAGACCATAGGTTATGTCGTAGACCCAAAAGCATCAACTAATGTTTTAAATGTGTTATCTAAAGCCCTTGGTTTTGAAGTAGATTCTAAAAAATTAGAACAAAGAGCTTTAGAAGTTGAAAAATTACTTGAAAAAGTACAACTTACACAAGAAGAGTCAGAATTATCCAACGAAAATGACGATTTAAGTTATTTTGGATAA
- a CDS encoding serine/threonine protein kinase: protein MEKGYNFKDKKSKSEDLNVIIHCGKQNDDQKVELPKPEDSKIEDNLNLRLTTRLKNRIKNINFTNEKLIDWQIVDILYKKGIILTEFIGKGHRGIVFKGYCQNCVSKGYVDKNFKYSNFKQYLPIAIKISRLGAPKNTIFHEGHVLSIINKQGIGPKVYEFTNDYIVMEYIEGKMIKDCINELNGDNLIFIIEETLKQCLKLDLMGIDHTEIQGGKHVIVSDEIKLIDFDKAKIHNKTIAKNFTTAMSLFFGYNQISKKISKELHLSEEDILNLQKLSGKYKKLFKV from the coding sequence TTGGAAAAAGGTTATAATTTTAAAGATAAAAAATCAAAATCTGAAGATTTAAACGTCATAATACACTGTGGAAAACAAAATGACGACCAAAAAGTTGAACTTCCCAAACCTGAAGATAGTAAAATTGAAGATAATTTAAATTTAAGATTAACAACTAGGCTAAAAAATAGAATAAAAAATATAAACTTTACAAATGAAAAATTAATAGATTGGCAAATTGTAGATATATTATATAAAAAAGGTATAATTTTAACGGAATTTATTGGAAAAGGTCATAGGGGTATTGTATTTAAAGGATATTGCCAAAATTGTGTTTCAAAAGGCTATGTTGATAAAAATTTTAAATATAGTAATTTTAAGCAATATTTACCAATTGCAATTAAAATATCACGATTAGGTGCTCCTAAAAATACTATATTTCATGAAGGGCACGTATTGAGTATTATTAATAAGCAAGGGATTGGTCCAAAAGTTTATGAGTTTACAAATGATTACATAGTAATGGAATATATTGAAGGAAAAATGATTAAAGATTGCATAAATGAGCTGAATGGTGATAATTTAATATTTATTATCGAAGAAACACTTAAGCAATGTTTAAAATTAGATTTAATGGGCATTGACCATACTGAAATACAAGGCGGTAAACATGTAATCGTTTCTGACGAAATTAAGTTAATTGATTTTGATAAAGCCAAAATACACAATAAGACAATTGCTAAAAATTTTACAACCGCTATGTCCTTATTTTTTGGATACAATCAAATATCTAAAAAAATTTCAAAAGAATTACATCTTTCGGAAGAAGATATCTTAAATTTACAAAAATTGTCTGGAAAATATAAAAAATTATTTAAAGTTTAG
- the albA gene encoding DNA-binding protein Alba, with translation MENSIYVGDKGVMNYVTAVMTLFDKPDINEVILKARGKSIVKAVDVEEVLKNRVMKSVNIKNIALGTEILKSNTGKEINVSTIEITISKE, from the coding sequence ATGGAAAATTCAATTTACGTTGGCGATAAAGGAGTTATGAACTATGTTACTGCAGTTATGACGTTATTTGATAAACCAGATATTAATGAAGTCATATTAAAAGCCAGAGGCAAATCTATTGTAAAAGCTGTTGATGTAGAAGAAGTATTAAAAAATAGGGTTATGAAATCAGTTAATATAAAAAATATAGCTTTAGGGACTGAAATTTTAAAAAGTAACACTGGAAAAGAAATAAATGTATCTACTATTGAGATAACAATTTCAAAAGAATAA
- the hisS gene encoding histidine--tRNA ligase → MFQKPKGTRDFLPSEMLKRKFIAKKLREVFDNYNFKEICTPTFESFDLLCKKTGDEIRSQLFVFKDHGDREMGLRPELTSSVARYFINEFKNVPKPLKFYYLTNCFRYENPQAGRYREFWQMGCELIGSNKCTADAEVLNLAIEGLKHINMEYEINIGHLGVLKGVFEEFNLSDDESTQIRRLIDKEDIEGLKEVLNAIESEKDISISNVVFEILDLKGNNEIIDILMEKLQKFPKSIEALQNLKEILEYVDHDYIINFGIARGLDYYTGMVFEIYGTKEGARQVCGGGRYDNLIELFEGEPTPAVGFAYGFDRIMLNIEEPEVNEEIIYITTAGNDVELTKESFKLAKQLRENSKIVELDLMNRKLNKSLNFANNLKAKKVIIIGKKDLENNMISVKDMESGEQIQVKSEELLNYL, encoded by the coding sequence ATGTTTCAAAAACCTAAAGGAACAAGGGATTTTTTACCTTCAGAGATGTTAAAAAGGAAATTTATTGCAAAAAAATTAAGAGAAGTTTTTGATAATTATAACTTTAAAGAAATTTGTACGCCTACTTTTGAAAGTTTTGACCTCTTATGTAAAAAAACAGGTGACGAAATAAGAAGTCAATTATTCGTATTTAAAGACCACGGTGACAGAGAAATGGGTTTAAGACCTGAATTAACCTCTTCCGTTGCCAGGTATTTCATAAACGAATTTAAAAACGTTCCAAAACCTTTAAAATTCTACTATCTTACAAATTGTTTTAGATATGAAAACCCTCAAGCAGGTAGATACAGAGAATTTTGGCAGATGGGCTGTGAATTAATCGGTAGTAATAAATGTACGGCAGATGCTGAAGTTTTAAACTTGGCTATCGAAGGATTAAAACACATTAATATGGAATATGAGATAAATATAGGTCATTTGGGTGTTTTAAAAGGTGTTTTCGAAGAGTTTAATCTTTCAGATGACGAAAGTACCCAAATTAGGCGATTAATTGATAAAGAAGATATTGAAGGTTTAAAGGAAGTTTTAAACGCAATAGAATCTGAAAAAGATATTTCTATATCTAACGTCGTGTTTGAAATATTGGATTTAAAGGGAAACAATGAAATTATAGATATTTTAATGGAAAAACTCCAAAAATTCCCTAAATCAATAGAGGCACTTCAAAACTTAAAAGAAATATTGGAATACGTAGACCATGACTATATTATAAACTTTGGAATTGCAAGAGGTTTGGATTACTATACTGGAATGGTATTTGAGATATATGGTACCAAAGAAGGTGCTAGACAAGTTTGTGGTGGCGGTAGGTACGATAATCTAATAGAGTTGTTCGAAGGAGAACCTACGCCTGCAGTTGGTTTTGCATATGGATTTGATAGAATTATGTTAAATATCGAAGAGCCTGAGGTAAATGAAGAGATAATTTACATTACAACCGCAGGAAATGACGTAGAATTAACCAAAGAAAGCTTTAAACTTGCAAAACAATTGCGAGAAAATTCAAAGATTGTAGAATTGGATTTAATGAATAGAAAACTTAATAAATCCTTAAATTTTGCAAATAATTTAAAAGCTAAGAAAGTAATTATAATCGGTAAAAAAGATTTGGAAAATAACATGATTTCAGTAAAGGATATGGAATCAGGCGAACAAATTCAAGTTAAATCTGAAGAATTATTAAATTACTTGTAA
- a CDS encoding metal-sulfur cluster assembly factor, whose product MVSKEDVLNAIKVVPDPHMGVSIVDMGLIKDVVVDDEGNVEFTLTPTNPGCMSVIHMAAGAKNAVLELDGVKTVKATVKGHMMEDDINKILNEETE is encoded by the coding sequence ATGGTTTCAAAAGAAGACGTATTGAATGCTATAAAAGTAGTTCCAGACCCACACATGGGTGTAAGCATAGTTGATATGGGATTAATAAAAGATGTTGTTGTAGATGACGAAGGAAACGTTGAATTTACATTAACTCCTACAAATCCAGGATGTATGAGTGTTATCCACATGGCAGCAGGTGCTAAAAATGCTGTTTTAGAACTTGATGGTGTAAAAACTGTAAAAGCTACCGTAAAAGGACACATGATGGAAGATGACATTAACAAAATTTTAAACGAAGAAACTGAATAA
- the fhcD gene encoding formylmethanofuran--tetrahydromethanopterin N-formyltransferase, with amino-acid sequence MELNGVAIDNTFAEGFPIWTSRVLITAATERLAKVAATEATGFACSVIMCPAEAGIEKYVAPTETPDGRPGYIVEICHPKKSGLEHQLLERLGQCVLTAPTTAVYDAMGEDAEEQLKIGFKLKFFGDGYETKEKTEDGKVIYAVPIMGGDFKIESKLGIKKGVAGGNFFIMADSNMAALTAAEVAVDAIYNVEKTITPFPGGIVASGSKVGYTNPKYSFMAATTNEKMCPTLKDSVESSIPEDVNGVYEIVIDGVDEEAVKAAMKAGIAAATKIPGVKQITAGNYGGKLGKYQIQLQELF; translated from the coding sequence ATGGAATTAAACGGAGTAGCAATAGACAACACCTTCGCAGAAGGATTTCCAATTTGGACATCAAGAGTATTAATAACAGCAGCAACTGAAAGATTAGCAAAAGTTGCAGCAACAGAAGCAACAGGTTTCGCTTGTTCAGTTATCATGTGCCCTGCAGAAGCAGGTATTGAAAAATACGTAGCACCTACAGAAACACCAGACGGAAGACCTGGTTACATCGTAGAAATCTGCCACCCTAAAAAATCAGGATTAGAGCACCAATTATTAGAAAGATTAGGACAGTGTGTTTTAACAGCACCAACAACTGCAGTTTACGACGCAATGGGAGAAGACGCAGAAGAACAATTGAAAATTGGTTTCAAATTAAAATTCTTCGGTGACGGATACGAAACAAAAGAAAAAACAGAAGATGGAAAAGTTATTTACGCAGTACCAATTATGGGCGGAGACTTCAAAATCGAAAGTAAATTAGGAATTAAAAAAGGAGTAGCTGGTGGAAACTTCTTCATTATGGCAGACTCAAACATGGCAGCATTAACCGCAGCAGAAGTTGCTGTTGACGCAATTTACAACGTAGAAAAAACAATCACTCCATTCCCTGGAGGTATTGTAGCATCAGGAAGTAAAGTAGGTTACACAAACCCTAAATACAGCTTCATGGCAGCAACAACAAACGAAAAAATGTGCCCTACATTAAAAGATAGTGTAGAATCATCAATCCCTGAAGACGTTAACGGTGTTTACGAAATTGTTATCGACGGTGTAGATGAAGAAGCAGTTAAAGCAGCAATGAAAGCAGGTATTGCAGCAGCAACAAAAATTCCTGGCGTTAAACAAATTACAGCTGGTAACTACGGCGGTAAATTAGGAAAATACCAAATCCAATTGCAAGAATTATTCTAA